In the Theobroma cacao cultivar B97-61/B2 chromosome 1, Criollo_cocoa_genome_V2, whole genome shotgun sequence genome, one interval contains:
- the LOC18612239 gene encoding uncharacterized protein LOC18612239 encodes MALYFMATSLHPKPCSNIPPPFLNPKHNHPFKRFSSSSSSCKTFAQSEGKEGGVKEEDPPASLSGSFTSARTQLDLLEQLSPTSSAVDGPGYESDDSSGKLTIREQLVWLVGDRDDDFSIPLGKNLKKVSPKVLTISQKRNIRRQAYLNEVSKRNDSVFFATIGAFVLVPPFIILGIAILTGYVQLFP; translated from the exons ATGGCTTTATATTTCATGGCCACTTCTCTTCACCCAAAACCCTGCTCTAATATTCCTCCTCCATTCCTTAACCCAAAACACAACCACCCCTTCAAGcgcttctcttcttcttcttcttcttgtaaAACATTTGCTCAGTCAGAAGGAAAAGAAGGGGGAGTCAAAGAGGAAGACCCTCCTGCTTCTTTATCTG GGTCTTTCACTTCTGCACGCACGCAACTGGATCTTTTGGAGCAACTCAGTCCTACTAGCTCTGCTGTTGATG gACCAGGATATGAGAGTGATGATAGCTCTGGAAAACTCACAATTCGTGAGCAGCTTGTGTGGTTGGTTGGGGATAGAGACGATGATTTCAGTATTCCATTGGGAAAAAATCTGAAGAAGGTTAGTCCGAAAGTTTTGACCATCTCGCAGAAGAGAAATATCAGGAGACAAGCATACTTGAATGAAGTTTCTAAGAGGAATGATTCAGTTTTCTTTGCAACCATTGGAGCATTTGTACTTGTTCCCCCTTTTATAATATTAGGGATTGCTATATTAACAGGTTATGTGCAGCTTTTTCCATGA
- the LOC18612240 gene encoding GDSL esterase/lipase At4g10955: MAKRGAEEITKEEEEVEEGAAGAMVVVEQGEKEEAHPYAFHVSGPRNVAKPNWRDLINSSWKDANYKRTVIACFIQAVYLLELDRQENRTEENALAPKWWMTFKYKLAQTLIDERDGSIFGAVLEWDQSAALADFVLIRPSGAPKAVLALRGTLLKGPTIRRDIEDDLRFLAWESLKGSVRFKGALEALKSVAERHGSSNVCVAGHSLGAGFALQVGKALAKEGLYVDAHLFNPPSISLAMSLRNIGEKAGFAWKRLKSMLPSSSEPQASSDDGIKDNSLGLKNWLGHIYGEKTSVGLKKWVPHLYVNNSDYICCHYTDPEGTEEKDADKENVGPTNGQVAAKLFVMSKGKQKFLEAHGLEQWWSDDLDLQLALNKSKLISRQLKSLYSLQAPQQAQGRPR, encoded by the exons ATGGCAAAGCGTGGAGCAGAGGAGATAACaaaggaggaggaggaggtggaggaAGGAGCAGCAGGAGCAATGGTGGTGGTGGaacaaggagaaaaagaagaagcacaCCCATATGCATTTCACGTGTCTGGGCCTCGCAATGTGGCTAAACCTAATTGGAGAGACCTCATCAATTCCAGTTG GAAAGATGCAAACTATAAGAGAACTGTAATTGCGTGCTTCATACAAGCAGTTTATTTGCTTGAATTGGACAGACAAGAGAATAGAACAGAGGAAAATGCTCTGGCTCCAAAGTGGTGGATGACGTTCAAGTACAAGCTGGCCCAAACTTTAATTGATGAAAGGGACGGATCCATATTTGGGGCAGTACTAGAATGGGATCAGTCAGCAGCCCTGGCTGACTTTGTGCTCATTAGACCTAGTGGAGCACCAAAGGCTGTTTTAGCACTTCGAGGAACATTACTCAAAGGGCCAACTATCAGAAGGGATATTGAGGATGACCTCCGCTTTCTagcttgggaaagcttgaaGGGTTCTGTAAGATTTAAAGGAGCATTGGAGGCATTAAAATCAGTCGCTGAAAGGCATGGAAGCAGCAATGTATGTGTTGCAGGACATTCCTTGGGGGCTGGCTTTGCTTTACAAGTGGGGAAAGCATTGGCTAAGGAAGGGCTATATGTGGATGCTCATTTGTTTAACCCACCTTCTATTTCGCTGGCTATGAGCCTAAGAAATATTGGAGAAAAAGCAGGTTTTGCTTGGAAGAGACTTAAGTCGATGCTTCCTTCAAGCAGTGAACCTCAGGCAAGTAGTGATGATGGTATCAAGGATAACTCTTTAGGCCTAAAGAATTGGTTAGGCCATATATATGGGGAGAAAACTTCTGTGGGATTGAAAAAATGGGTGCCTCACTTATATGTGAATAATAGTGATTATATCTGTTGCCATTACACTGACCCTGAAGGAACAGAGGAAAAAGATGCTGACAAGGAGAATGTTGGTCCTACAAATGGGCAAGTTGCAGCGAAGCTGTTTGTGATGTCAAAGGGGAAACAAAAGTTTCTTGAGGCTCACGGGCTGGAGCAGTGGTGGTCTGATGACCTGGATCTCCAGCTTGCTCTAAATAAGAGCAAGTTGATAAGCAGGCAATTGAAGTCCCTGTATAGCCTGCAGGCTCCACAACAAGCACAGGGAAGGCCCAGATAA